The following nucleotide sequence is from Paracrocinitomix mangrovi.
ACCACAAGTATTGATGATTACAATTTCTGAATCATCTTGTTGTGCTTCGTGTTCTACTTCAAATTTATTGGCTTTTAATTGCGCCATCATCACCTCTGAATCAAAGAGATTTTTAGAACATCCCAAAGTCACCACATTGACTTTGTTTTTTTTAAGCGTTTTGGTTTTCATATTAGTTGAACAAAGAGTCTACGAACTCAGTTTTATTGAAAACCTGTAAGTCATCAATTCCTTCACCTACACCAATGTATTTAACCGGAATCTTCATTTGATCTGAAATTCCGATAACAACTCCACCTTTGGCAGTACCATCTAATTTTGTAATGGCTAAAGCGTTTATTTCTGTTGCTGCTGAGAATTGTTTTGCCTGTTCAAAAGCATTTTGACCTGTAGAACCGTCAAGAACTAAAAGAATTTCATGAGGAGCGTTAGGAACCACTTTGTCCATTACTTTTTTGATTTTAGAAAGCTCATTCATTAAGTTTACCTTGTTGTGTAAACGACCAGCCGTATCGATTATAGCCACATCCGCATTTTGCGCTTTTGCAGATTGTAAAGTATCAAAAGCTACAGAAGCAGGATCAGCTCCCATTCCTTGTTGTACAATCGGAACCCCAACTCTTTCTGACCAGATAATTAACTGATCAACTGCTGCTGCTCTAAATGTATCTGCTGCTCCTAAAACAACAGATTTTCCCATCTTTTTGAATTGATTAGAAAGTTTACCAATTGTGGTCGTTTTTCCAACACCATTTACACCAACCACCATAATTACATATGGTCCTTCCTCTACTTTTGGAACGGTAAATTCTACAAGGTCAGATGTATTGTTCTCGGTTAATAGTCCGGCAATTTCTTCTTTTAAAATATTGTTGAGTTCTTCTGTACCAACATATTTATCTCTAGAAACGCGTTCTTCAATTCGCTCGATAATTTTTAATGTCGTTTCAACACCAACATCTGATGTGATCAATACTTCTTCTAGATCGTCAAGTACCTCTGCGTCAACTGTCGATTTTCCAACAACTGTACGGGCAACTTTGGATAAAAAGCTTTCTTTAGTTTTTTCAAGACCTGAATCTAGCTTCTCCTTTTTATCTTTTGAAAATATCTTGTTAAAAATTCCCATAGGATTTAAGCAAAAAAAGCTTCTCCCAATTTAGGAAGAAGCTTGCATTAACAATATTGTTTAGGCGATTATTTTTTTTCGAACCATTCCT
It contains:
- the ftsY gene encoding signal recognition particle-docking protein FtsY codes for the protein MGIFNKIFSKDKKEKLDSGLEKTKESFLSKVARTVVGKSTVDAEVLDDLEEVLITSDVGVETTLKIIERIEERVSRDKYVGTEELNNILKEEIAGLLTENNTSDLVEFTVPKVEEGPYVIMVVGVNGVGKTTTIGKLSNQFKKMGKSVVLGAADTFRAAAVDQLIIWSERVGVPIVQQGMGADPASVAFDTLQSAKAQNADVAIIDTAGRLHNKVNLMNELSKIKKVMDKVVPNAPHEILLVLDGSTGQNAFEQAKQFSAATEINALAITKLDGTAKGGVVIGISDQMKIPVKYIGVGEGIDDLQVFNKTEFVDSLFN